GGGCCTTGGCGCTGAGCAGGTCTTCCATAGACCCCACTTTGAAAGCGATATGCTGCACCCATTGCGGGGTGTTCTCGTCCCGCCCCATGTCGGGCTGCTCGGGCAGCTCGAAAAAGGCGAGCACATTGCCATTCCCGGCATCCAGGAAAATATGCATGTAAGGATCATACGCGCCGGTAGAGGGAACGTGATCCTCTGCGATGGCGAGCTGGAAATCCATGCCCAGAACATCGCGGTAGAATTCTACCGTCTCTTTCGCATCCTTGCAGCGATAGGCGACGTGATGCACGCCTTGCAGGTTTGGAGCATCGGTCATCAGGCAGGCTCTTTCACATCTAACACGCCCCGGTTGACCTGATCACGTTCAATGCTTTCGAACAAGGCTTTGAAATTGCCTTCGCCGAAGCCTTCCTTGTAATCGCCCTTGCGCTGGATGAACTCGAAGAAGACCGGGCCAATCCGCGGCTCGGCAAAGATCTGGAGCAGCAGGCGCGGCTGGCCGCCTTCCGTGGTGCCATCGAGCAGGATACCGCGGGATTGCAGCTCGCTCACCGGCTCGCCATGACCTGGCAGGCGCTCATCGAGCATTTGATAATAGGTCTCCGGCGGGGCCGTCATGAAGGGCACGCCCCCCTTTTGCAGCTTGTCCCAACAGTCGACGAGATCATCGCAGATCAGGGCAATGTGCTGAATGCCTTCGCCGTTAAACTCGCGCAGGAATTCCTCGATCTGACCGCCACCCGACTTGCCTTCTTCATTGAGCGGAATGCGGATCATGCCATCCGGCGCCGTCAGGGCTTTGGAGGTCAGGCCGGTATATTCGCCCTTGATGTCGAAATAACGGATCTCCTGGAAGTTGAAGAGCTTCTCATAGAAGTCAGCCCAGTAAGCCATACGCCCCCCATAGACATTATGGGTCAGGTGATCGATCAACTGGAAGCCGAAGCCCTCGGGATTGCGATCCACACCGGGCAGATACTCAAAATCGATATCGTAGATGGAGAGGCCTTCGCCATCCTCGGTGTAGCGGTCGATCAGATAGATGATCGAGTTCCCGATCCCACGAATACCGGGAATGTGGAGTTCCATCGGACCCGTCTCGACCTGGATCGGTTCTGCGCCCTGCTCGAGCAGGTGGTCATAAGCGGCGCGCGCATTGCGGACGCGAAAGCCCATGCCGCAAGCGCTCGGGCCATGTTCCCGCGCAAAGAACCAGGCCGCCGATTTCGGCTCATAATTGGTGATCAGATTGATCCCGCCCTGGCGCCAAAGCTCGACATCCTTCGAGCGGTGCCGGGCGACCTTGGTGAAACCCATTGTCTCGAAGACCGGTTCGAGCATGCCTTTCTCGGGCGCTGAAAACTCAATGAATTCAAAGCCATCAAGGCCTGCTGGATTCTCGAATAGGTCTGCCATGCGGGCACCTCCATGAAAGCGTGAACGTCGATCTGAGTGCGCTATATCAAATAATAGTTGCATATGCAACTAATTGAGAGTTCCAGTCCTTTGCAAGCCTCATCCTGAGCCTGTCGAAGGACGAGGCGGACTGCCGGGAAGTGCGGCCCGTGATCCTTCGACAAGCTCAGGATGAGGGCCTGCTGATCTCTTCTCCAATTCACTCACCGCCGACCCCTGCCTGCGCAGGGATCGACGGAGTGTGGGCGATCGTGCCAAGAGAAGGGATGACCGCTACCCTGCTCGCCGAGCTCAAACACGCCTGCCAAACCTTCGCCGATCAGCCCGGACAGATCGCGGTGATCGTCCAGTCCAAACCAGATCCTGCTTTGTCTGTCTCGATCAATGCGGACCTGCGCCTGCCCGCCGCCAGCGTGGTTAAGCCGGCGATAGCCTGTGCGGCTGCCGATGCTGCACATCTGGATCTCCGTCAGCCCATCGCGATCTCGGATCTGGAGGAGACCTTCTATTGTTCGATAATCCAGGCCTTCGACCCGGGCGATAAAATCACGCTGAAGGCCGTGATCGGCTTGATGCTGATCGTCAGCGACAATCCGGCGACCACCGCAACCCTCGATGCGGTGGGCATGGACACGGTTAATCAGTGGTTAGAAACGAACCGTTTGAGCGATACCAGTATCAGTGTCGGCTTTGACGATGCCTCGCTTGGCGCTCCGCTGCGGGCAAACCTGACGACCGCGCAGGACTGTTTGCGCCTCTTGCAACTCATCGACAAGACGCCGGACTACGCCTTCATCAAACACATGCTCGCCAACAATCTGCGCAATGAGCGGATTCCGAAACTGCTGCCCGATGATGCCATCATCGCGCACAAGACCGGGACATTGAACGGGCTTTGCCATGACATCGCGCTGATTGAGGGTCCGGCGGCGGCTTTCTATCTAGTTGTGCTCGCAGACGGTCTGCCGGATGGACATGATTTCGCGAACGACATCGCTCGGTTTTCTAAGCAGATCTACGATGTGATGAGCTTGCACTCCTAAACCGCCCACCGGCTTCCTGACGAACGTCAGGACCCATGGCGGTTGAGCCATCAATCAGCCAGCCGCCATGGATGCCAACTTGCGTTGGCAATGCGGTGTCTTTCGTTGCTATCTCCGTGGCAAAAGCCGCGCATCTTGCGGGACGGGGTCCTCGAACGTCTTGATCGTGTCGCCAGTCGCCTCGTCGATCAGATGCTGGATCAGCTCCGGGAATAGAAGCGGCTCAGCAGCCGCTTCCCAGAGGAAGAATCCATATGAGCCAGGGATCGCATTGATCTCATTGAACCAGAGCTCGCCGGTTTCCTTGTTGGACATGAAATCAATCCGCGGAGCCCCGCGCTTACCGAGCGCGGAAAACGTGCGGCGGGCATAGTCGTGGATCTTGTCCTGCAGCTCTTTCGGCAGATCTGGATTAATGTCCCGCGTCAGGGACAACATGCCCTCAGACGGTTTGAACGTGCCTTTGGTACCGCCCTCGTCGGAGAGGTATTTCTCGCGAAAATCGAGCAGTTCGGCCCCGGATTTCGGGCGCTCGATGGCCGAGAGTTTGATCTCTTCGCCCTTGGCGATCATGGCAATATTATACTCGACCAGGTTCTGCACCTGCGGCTCGATCAGGGCGAGCGTGTCTTTCTTCAGGACATATTCGACCAGCGGCCAGACCTCGTCTGCCGTCTTGGCGAGCCCGACCCCGACGCTGGAGCCGAGATTGGCGGGTTTTACGATCACCGGATAGCCGAGCGCCGCTTTAACGTCTGGCAGGATCATGTCGGCATCTTCGATCTGTGCGCGATTGACGGTGACATGCGGCAGGACATTGACCCCCGCCGCTTTGACCAGCGCCTTGGTCACATCCTTGCGCATCGCGATCGAGGTGCTGGACGCGGACAAGCCGGTGACCGGAATGCCGAGCAGCTCGAAATAGGCCTGGATGCGGCCATCTTCGCCAAATGTCCCATGAAAGACCGGCAGGACGCAGTCCACCGGCTGGATCACTGTGCCATCCATGGCACAGACAACCGGGCCATTATCGCTCCAGCGAAACGTCACTTGCTGCCCGAGCGGCGGGCGCGGCTTGTATTTGGAGATATCGCGCAGGCTCGCACCGATCCAGAAACGGTTGGAAAAATCAGTATAGACCGGCAACACATCGACATTTCGAACGTCTGCGGCGTCCATCAATTGGTGCGCACTGACCACGCTGACATCATGCTCGGAGCTGGCGCCGCCGAAAATAATCACAGTTTTGAGCGATTTTGCCAATTTTTCACCAGTCTTAAGTCTAAGGTCCGCGTAGAGTATAGAGAGCGAATCGTCGAGCGGGATCAAGCCAGTCTATGACCACAGCATTGAAGCCAAATTTGGTTCAAATTGGGGACCCTGCCAAACCCCCTGTGGTGTTTGGGCATGGCTGGGGCCGGTCCTATCGCGATTTC
This DNA window, taken from Hyphomonas sp. Mor2, encodes the following:
- a CDS encoding VOC family protein, producing the protein MTDAPNLQGVHHVAYRCKDAKETVEFYRDVLGMDFQLAIAEDHVPSTGAYDPYMHIFLDAGNGNVLAFFELPEQPDMGRDENTPQWVQHIAFKVGSMEDLLSAKARAEAHGLDVLGPTHHGIFKSIYFFDPSGHRLELACDIGTPDQYAELKRVAPEMLDEWSRTKKAPRHAAWLHEKIAEES
- the hppD gene encoding 4-hydroxyphenylpyruvate dioxygenase is translated as MADLFENPAGLDGFEFIEFSAPEKGMLEPVFETMGFTKVARHRSKDVELWRQGGINLITNYEPKSAAWFFAREHGPSACGMGFRVRNARAAYDHLLEQGAEPIQVETGPMELHIPGIRGIGNSIIYLIDRYTEDGEGLSIYDIDFEYLPGVDRNPEGFGFQLIDHLTHNVYGGRMAYWADFYEKLFNFQEIRYFDIKGEYTGLTSKALTAPDGMIRIPLNEEGKSGGGQIEEFLREFNGEGIQHIALICDDLVDCWDKLQKGGVPFMTAPPETYYQMLDERLPGHGEPVSELQSRGILLDGTTEGGQPRLLLQIFAEPRIGPVFFEFIQRKGDYKEGFGEGNFKALFESIERDQVNRGVLDVKEPA
- a CDS encoding serine hydrolase → MRPVILRQAQDEGLLISSPIHSPPTPACAGIDGVWAIVPREGMTATLLAELKHACQTFADQPGQIAVIVQSKPDPALSVSINADLRLPAASVVKPAIACAAADAAHLDLRQPIAISDLEETFYCSIIQAFDPGDKITLKAVIGLMLIVSDNPATTATLDAVGMDTVNQWLETNRLSDTSISVGFDDASLGAPLRANLTTAQDCLRLLQLIDKTPDYAFIKHMLANNLRNERIPKLLPDDAIIAHKTGTLNGLCHDIALIEGPAAAFYLVVLADGLPDGHDFANDIARFSKQIYDVMSLHS